The window TTCTTTAGCATTTTCAGAATACTCattctcatatttttatttcCGATTATCATTCCAACCTATCATCGTCCTGGTCCTCAAGCTCACAGCCTTGGAAGAAAAAAGGCCATGGCCTTCACTCAGATGAATCATCTCTTCACCAATACGGTCCCAGTCTCCCAGAGTCCCAGTCCACATAATTCACCCAAACAATGCTAATAACCAAGTGTTCTCCAAATATAAGATTTGGACGGCTGGCAAAAACAATGTCATTTTCTTCCTTTGTTTGTAGCTTCTGTGACCAAACAGAATTTTTTTAAGTTGATATAAATAACGATTGTTGACGGCTAAAACAAGAACAGATCTGTTATCGCATCTCTTTAAATCTTGCATGATAGTACTATCAAAGAGTCTGTTACTTTTCGACTTGTCTAAGACTTGGAGAGTGGTTGGCCCGAGATATAATACTACACACGTTTTAGGCCTCGTGCTTCAAATCATTAAACTCCGCTGAATACTGCAGTTAACATAAATCGAGTAATCATCTTGCTAAACAGATTTTTTTTCCTGGTCTCAACCTGAGCTACCAGACAAGAATCACAATAGAGTGTAATCTATTTTGCATCAATATGACAGTATCAAAGAGTGTGTTTCTCCTAGTCTTGGACTTTGTTCAAGACTTGGAGTGGTTGGCGCGAGACTATAATACTACACACGTTTTAGGCCTCGTGCTTCAGATTTTTAAACTCCACTCAATACTGCAGTTGAACATAGATCAAGTAATCATCTTGCTAAACAGATATTTTTTACGGTATCAATGTAACAGAGACGGTGTATTTTTACTAGCAAAATAACAAACTCGATGaggtaatattttttcttgatCACAGTAAGACGAAAGTTTTAGTTACTTAGAGAACTTCAAAACGATGACGAATAGCCTAAGAATTATCAATACCAACAAGCACTGATAAGAAAGTAAAGTCTAGTTCATGGCCTAACGATAAAAGATACACATTCATATCAATATAGAGGATCAAGTTAGACTAAATCTGACTTGATCTGCTGCAAATCTCCTCAGAGTTCAGATAGAAGGCTCACCATGTTTGGTCGAGCTCCACACTTGGCCTTCAAGCTCACAGCTTTGGGACCAAAAAGGCCCTGGCCTTCAGTCATATCAACCATCTCTTCACCAATCCGGTCCCAGTTAAAGCACTGAATCATGGCCCCTAATGCCAATACAACGACCCGCGTAGCCAGCCCTTCTCCAGGACACTTCCTTCTCCCTGACCCGAATGGCATAAACCCAAACCCCACATTCGCCTCCTGGAACCTCTCAGGCCTAAACACCTCAGGGTCTCCCCAGATTTTCGGGTCATTTTGTACAGCCTTCACGTCAACCAGCAGCATAGTTCCACGAGGAACACGAAATCCCCCTACTGTACATTCCTCGGAGGACTCATGGGGTATCAGAAATCGCGCTACTGGATACATTCTCAGAGTCTCATTCATAATGTAACGCAAGTAAGGAAGCTCAGCCAAATGTGCTTCTGTAATTAGACCATCTTTTCCCACAACACTGTCGATTTCATTTTGAGCTTTGTGTAACACTTCTGGATTATTAACCAAAAGTGACATTGCCCATTCCAGTGAATCGACTGAAGTACTAACTCCTGCCTGTAAGAGCGTCTGCATAATTGTACACAGGTAAATAATCATCAGAGAAGACATCGAAAATTCTACAGAACTAACAAAATTCAGAAGAGATTTAGGAAAAAGGAACCAGACTTCATAGTTAATTTGGAACAATGAGTAACAGATACATCAAACCACATCAGAAGAAATACGAAAAAAATTATTCCACTGACAGTCTCAAAAGGGCCATAAGGGTAAGAACACTGGATTTCAGATTGTGCTCGTGCTGGTAAACATGTCAATTGTTCAAGAACTTACAAAAACGACAAATCAACCATTATATAAACCTACATCAATAATCAAAAATTAAGGCATTCTGGTTTGGGGTCACATTGAAGATAATTTAATCGCGTAAGACATCAAAACAACTGTACATAAACTTAGAACATACCTGCATCAGGCTTTTAATCACATCATCTTTGTAGTAATCCGGATTAGCCTCATTCAAATCCAACAAAATCTgaatcaaagttctattctccCCTTGACTCCCCGAATCACGACACTCATCAATCAAATTCTGCATAAACACATCCCTCCTCTTACTCAATTCAACAAACTGCTTCTCCAAATCCCTAAACCAAAACCACTTCAAAACCGTCACAAAATCCCCCATATCCGCGACACTTGCCAGCCTAGCAGTCTCCTTCATGATCTCCTGAAACCGCTTAGCCTCCTCCGTCTTCCCTGACTCCTCCCCATAATACCTCTTCCCCGCGATCATCCTAGTCAGCACATTAAACAAAAGCTCAAAAAAAACAGGCCTCATCTCCACCACCTCAACTCCACCCCTAGACAAACCATAAAACCTCCTCACCATAGACCTCACCTCCTCTACCCTGATCACCGCCAGCTTCTGCAGCCTATGAGGCGACAGAATCTCCTGCGCGCAGAGCTTACGTAAATTCCTCCAGTACTCCCCGTACCCCACCCAAACAATGCTGGTAAAATTGTTCCCCAAGTACTTCCCAAACAGAATATTAGGCCTGTTGGCAAAAACCACATCATTCTTCGTGAAACACTCCTCTGCAGCTGAAGCAGAGGACACGACGAGGACTCGTCGAGAGCCATAGATAAGATAAAAGACGGAACCGTACTTGGTGGAGAGCCTGGAGAGAGCCTTGTGCAGAGGCTTCTTCAGGAGCCAAAGGTGGCCAATTATTGGCAAGGCAGGGAAAGGGCTTGGTGGAAGATTGGTATAGAGCTGATTGTAAAGATACAGAGCAGCTGTTATGAATAACAGGGCAGGAAAACAGAGGAACAAGCTCACACTCTCCATTTTTGCAGATCGATTTTAACGAGAAAAATTGTTTACGATTGTGAAAGTAACGTTTGTAAACGGCAGAGAATTATTCTGATAGCTATTGTATTTTCTTGAAACTTTTATATTCTCTGTGGGAGAATAAAATATTCTCATAATTGTTATACCTCCTCTGTTTCTGTATACTTTGCTCGTTTGATATGtagggactgttcataacatgagacaaattattaatttacgtctaatttatAACACTAAATATTAACACTCATGATTGATTTTGTTGGATTCGTAATcatgagtattttaatacggtaaaaattttatatttaatgctagtacgaaattaaagatattaacaataaaaaatgtgTATTGTCAAACGGGATAAAAGTAAATAGGAAAAGTATTAACAGACTGAGGGAGGAAGTAGTGCTTTCTCAGCTGTTTTGTAAGAGAACAAAATATTTCCAATATCTATGACAGTTTTCTTTGTAACTTATTTCTAATATATGACAGTTTGTTTTTGTAACGTATTTATAATGACCTATAAGTTATGATAGGTTTTGTTCTATTGtgattatttaaaaacaaagtACAAGAAAAAGATTTCATCTATTTTGTATGATTCAATTTTAGACATTGAATagtgaaattatattattgGTGCACATTATTTGTGCATTTTCTAGACATTATTAGTGCAGTTTTTGTACGTTATTTGTGCGTTTCTTGTCCATTTGTAGTGCAATGCTTGTGCAttcgaattttataaatttcaacaCCTATTTATGCTAAaagtgatttttatattaatataaattgtaGTTATCTTACAAATCAAATCAACTGATTTacatcaaaaaaaattgaatataaaacttattttattactaaattaccaaaaaaataaatttgtgagATAAAACAAAactgaaattattttaattaacaaCAAGAGTAGTGCTAGAAATTGAAAAACCTCTCAAAATTAGACTTGAAATGGTTTCTAATATGAGAAACGGAAACTATAGCATCATACGTTGATTTAAATGAGCTATTTTGTGCTGATTATATGGTAGGATGTTGGATACGTATTGTTATGAATTGGGACGGTTATGAATGAGAAAACAGTGCCACTATCTCAAAAGTTATTTCTAAACTTTTTTCTCAAATATCATTTGacaatttttgattattttgccCACATTAAGAGaagtgtattggattgagattttaaaacatttttttttattcatgaaatctgaagggattcaattgggattgtttgaaatccattaaaatattgaggtattcaattgaaattttaaattatgctacaaaatctgttcgtattcaattgggattttaaattatgttttaaaattcgatggtattcgattgggattgtttaaaatcctttaaaatctgatgatattcatatactgatagatttttttgtattttataaaatgatggattttgtggcattcttcagtgtattttaaattttttgaaatcccaccaaattcaatgggattttgaagcattgtgcttaaatcatATCAACTTTGCGACATTTTATcgagaatccgcacaaaatcaaaatcacatacaatctattaaaatccatagactaaaaacaatccattaaaatcctaatcaaaTACACAACATAAATGAGTGCAAATTGAGTGCAAATAGTCTAATTAAACATAAACTCATAAAAGGGGCCTTCAAATATTTCTAGcccatttattaatatatacagtATATAATCTGTGATTAAAAGTAGGACtcatttcaaaactttcatgAACTTTACACCTTTTTATAGAAAATACATCATGTGCTTGTAATTATGTATcaaattctatatttttatttttgaaaaggaaaattctatatttttatttttattaatttttcttgtaccaaaatttgttattatgaAGAATGGGCCCAATTTTTTATGTAACACAAGCCCTGAAATGGTTAACACGGGCCTGATGAACGcactcaattaaaatcaataccCATATCCATATGCAATAGGGCAGGGTGGGGTGCCCCTCATAATATTTTGCTACATAAACTTTTTGACTTCGACAGAAGTTTGAGCATCATAAACTGCATAGCTTAATATACAAGTTCATAGCTAAAAAATTTAAGTAGCTTGTGAAGATCAAGATCACATTTGACATATAAGAAACTACTCCGAAATGTTCAAATACACTCGCTGGGATCATATTTAAACAAGTTCACAGAGGGCTTTGTGttcaaaaattaccaaaaagaaatgttgaatttggtttagtCCTTCAGAAACATCATTTAGGCTAGGAGTCAAGTGCGTTATGCATTATGCATTAGGCAACAAATTGCATTACCAGCCGAAGGTGAGCACTGGATCGACTGAGTAGATGTTGCAGGATTCGTCTACACTACCAAAAGGAGACGCCTCTTCCATCTCCGTCCATTGCTGCTGGTGTGCGTTCCCCAGTACACTTTTTGAATGCATAAGCTCTTCATAAGGATTCATTTGAGACGGAAAACAGAAGTCCGGGCCTGGATTTGACAAGTCCTCATGAGGTGCTGGTAGCAACTGAAAGCCGCGAATAGGTTCTTGATTAAAAACACTGGAATCACTGTAAGGCGACACTTTAGGCTCTACTAAGTTGTTTGTACTGTTAGATGGTTCAGGCTCATTCCAGCTCCTTCTATGCCCCGTGCTTTCTGATTCATACAACGAcgttttcttgtctacattttCATTGTCAAGCTTGGCTTTCAACTCTTTCAACTGCAACAGAATAAACGCAAAGAAGGataaaaaatcattattcaGTAATATTGTTAATTTATCAATGTTTGAGGACATGCATTTatgttagaatacaatatgattCTGGTAAGCTCTCCTCCTAACATCTTCAAGTTTTaggaggttttaggagaattggtcacttaacataaAATCGGAGCTTAGGCTCGTGAGAAACCTGAGTACTCTCAACCCAAAAATGGGCTTTCGAGTGAGAGGGaatgttagaatacaatatgatcctggtaaaccTTCCTCCTAACACCTTCAGGTTTTAGGGGAATGGTACACTTAACAAATTACCTCGCTTGTCAGACTGTGTTTGTTCTGCTCAAGCTGACCGTAATTCAGCCTGAGAGATTCATAATTGGCTTTAAGATTGTTGTAATCCGTCTCCAGCTGCTTTATTTTCCAACGAGCACGACGATTCTGGAACCACACTGCAACCTGTCGCGGCTGGAGGCCTAATTCATGAGCCAGTGCCACCTTCTTACAAGGATCGAGCTTGTTATCCACTTCAAAATTCTTCTCCAAGGCCTTCACTTGATTGTGGCTCAATCGCCTTTTCTTGTCCCCATTCTGCTCTACTTCATCGATGCTTATGCTGTCTTTATCCTCCAAACCATCCAGCATTGCCTGAAAATCTCTGCTGTGATGACAATTCTCCTCTTGCTGCTGCTTCTCTGAAACAAATCATACAAAATACATTCTTTTAAGCCCCAAAAAACTACGCCAGAACACGAAATTTCAACTATTTAGTTGCATAAATTGTGTTTACCT of the Daucus carota subsp. sativus chromosome 4, DH1 v3.0, whole genome shotgun sequence genome contains:
- the LOC108217833 gene encoding cytochrome P450 81Q32, producing the protein MESVSLFLCFPALLFITAALYLYNQLYTNLPPSPFPALPIIGHLWLLKKPLHKALSRLSTKYGSVFYLIYGSRRVLVVSSASAAEECFTKNDVVFANRPNILFGKYLGNNFTSIVWVGYGEYWRNLRKLCAQEILSPHRLQKLAVIRVEEVRSMVRRFYGLSRGGVEVVEMRPVFFELLFNVLTRMIAGKRYYGEESGKTEEAKRFQEIMKETARLASVADMGDFVTVLKWFWFRDLEKQFVELSKRRDVFMQNLIDECRDSGSQGENRTLIQILLDLNEANPDYYKDDVIKSLMQTLLQAGVSTSVDSLEWAMSLLVNNPEVLHKAQNEIDSVVGKDGLITEAHLAELPYLRYIMNETLRMYPVARFLIPHESSEECTVGGFRVPRGTMLLVDVKAVQNDPKIWGDPEVFRPERFQEANVGFGFMPFGSGRRKCPGEGLATRVVVLALGAMIQCFNWDRIGEEMVDMTEGQGLFGPKAVSLKAKCGARPNMVSLLSEL
- the LOC108217923 gene encoding homeobox-leucine zipper protein ATHB-6 — translated: MKRFSSLYPPQEKQQQEENCHHSRDFQAMLDGLEDKDSISIDEVEQNGDKKRRLSHNQVKALEKNFEVDNKLDPCKKVALAHELGLQPRQVAVWFQNRRARWKIKQLETDYNNLKANYESLRLNYGQLEQNKHSLTSELKELKAKLDNENVDKKTSLYESESTGHRRSWNEPEPSNSTNNLVEPKVSPYSDSSVFNQEPIRGFQLLPAPHEDLSNPGPDFCFPSQMNPYEELMHSKSVLGNAHQQQWTEMEEASPFGSVDESCNIYSVDPVLTFGW